DNA sequence from the candidate division WOR-3 bacterium genome:
TCTATTTCAAGAGCCAAAAAATTTATTGAGGGGGCAATAAAATATTCCTTTGAAATAGGGAAAGGCTCAATTCCTGTAAATCATATATGGGTTCTGAGCTGATTTTTTATAATGGAAAATTTGTAAAAAGTAAAAATTATTATAATCTTTTAAAAGATAGAGGTTTTAATTTCGGTGAATCAGTTTATGAGGTTATAAAATACAGTAAAGGAGTTTTAATATGTTTTGATGACCACATGGAAAGAATGGAAAAAGGATTGAATGAGATTATGATTAAAAATCCATTAAACAGGGATGAATGGAAAAAAATATGTCTAAAGGTAGCTAAAAAATTCAAAAGTGATGAATGCTCAATTTATATTCAGGTAACAGGTGGTTCAACAGAAAGAGAGCATTTTGTTAAAGCAAAACCAGAGCCCAATTATTTAATTTTTGCGCAAAAAATTCCTGAAATTCCTGAAAAATTTAAGATAATATTTTATCCTGAAATAAGATGGAAAAGGGCTGATATTAAAACGATAAATTTATTACCAAATGTTATGGCAAAGTTCCAGGCAAAGAAAAGGGGATATGATGAGGCGTTATTTTTTGAAGAGGACGGCTCTATAAAAGAAGGTTCATCAACCAACATTTTTTATTTTAAAAATCAAGTTTTTTTCACTCCTCAGCTTAATGGTATATTACCAGGTGTGACAAGAAAAAGGTTTATTGAATTTTTAAAAAATAAAGGTTTTAAAGTTATTGAAAATAGAGTTTATTTATGGGATTTATTTGATGCTGATGGTGTTTTTCTTACAGGAACAACAACAGAACTTAAACCTGTGGAAGTTATTAATGGAGTTGAAATTAAAGTTTTTAAAGATTATAAAAATTTAGAGAGAGAATTTATTGATTTTCTTTTAAAAATTTCAAGTTAGTGCTTTATAATTAATTCCATAATTAAAAAGGAGGTGAAAAATGTCAGAAGTCTGGAAAGGACCTTTAAATCAAATTGATGATGTTACATTTGAAATTCCCAAAAATTACAAACCTGGAATGAGGGTTCCTGGAATTATTTTTGCTACAAAAAAACTAATGGAAAGTATAGTTCAGGATAAAGCTCCTGAACAGGTTGCAAATGTAGCCCACTTACCCGGAATTTTAAAGGCTTCTCTTGCAATGCCTGATATTCACTGGGGATATGGATTCCCAATAGGAGGTGTTGCTGCAATGGATGAAAATGAAGGAGTAATTTCACCGGGTGGTGTTGGTTATGATATAAATTGCGGAGTAAGAGTATTAAGAACAAATTTAAAAAAAGAAGAAGTAGAACCATATCTTGATAAATTACTTGATACTCTTTTCATCAATGTTCCTTCAGGAGTCGGAGCTAAAGGTAAATTAAGGGTAAGTGAAAGAGATCTGGAAGATGTGATGGTTATGGGAGCAAAATGGGCTGTTAAAAAAGGATTTGGAACAGAGGAAGACTTAAAAAGAACTGAATCATATGGAGCAATGCCTGGAGCAGATCCTTCGCCGGTTTCAAAGAAAGCAAGAGAAAGGGGTATGCCACAACTTGGAACTCTTGGCTCAGGGAATCACTTTCTTGAGCTTCAAGTCGTGGAAAAAATTTTTGATGAAGAGTCTGCAAAAAAGATGGGTCTTTTTTTGGGGCAGGTATGTTTAATGATTCACTGTGGTTCAAGAGGGTTCGGTCATCAAATAGCTGATGATTTTATAAAAATAATGTTAAATGCCATGAGGAAATATAATATTGACCTTCCTGATAAACAGCTTGCCTGTGCTCCGATTAATTCAAAAGAAGCAAAGGATTATATAAAGGCAATGACAGCAGCTGCAAATTTTGCCTGGTGTAACAGACAGATGATCGCTCACTGGGTAAGGGAAAGTTTTGAAAAAGTTTTTGGAAAAAGTTCTGAAGAACTTGGAATATATATGGTTTATGATGTTGCCCATAACATAGCAAAAAGAGAAAAACATGTTATAAACGGAAAAGAAAGATGGGTCTGGGTACACAGAAAAGGAGCCACAAGAGCTTTTCCTCCTCATCATCCTGAAATACCCGAAATTTATAAAGAGATAGGTCAACCGGTTTTAATTCCAGGAAGTATGGGGACGGGTTCATATATACTTGTAGGAACAAAAACTGCGATGGAAAAATCCTTTGGTTCAACCTGTCATGGTGCAGGAAGAGTTCTTTCAAGAGCAGCAGCAGTAAGAGCTTCAAAAGGGAGGAATATAGAGGCTGAACTTTTAAAAATTGGAGTTAAAATAAGAGCAGCATCAAGAGATACAATGGAAGAGGAAATTCCTGATGCTTACAAAGACCTTGATATTGTGGTGGATGTTGTTGATAGAGCAGGAATTTCAAAAAAGGTTGCAAGATTAAAACCTTTTGGAGTTGTAAAGGGGTAGAGGTTATTTAAAACAATATAATGGGAAAGTCCTTTAATCTGATTATTAAAAAAGGAGAAGAAATTTTAAAAATTTTTCCGATAAAAAAAAATGAGATTTTAATAGGCAGAAATCCAGAGAATGACCTTGTTCTTGATGATTCCCTTGTTTCAAGAAAACATTGTAAAATTTTTTTAAAAGAAGATTCTATTTTTATAGAGGATCTTGGTAGCACAAATGGAACATTTTTAAATGGTCAGAGAATAAAAAGGGAAAGATTAAAAATTGGAGACGAAATTGGAGTTGGAATTTATAACTTGATTTTTACCACTCAAGAAATAACACTTGATGAAAGCACAAAACAGATTTTAAATGTAAGCAAAAGACTCTATTATATAGCAAAAGAGGAGAGAGAAAAAATTTTAAAACTTGAAGAAATGGCTTTAAGAGATGAGTTAACTGGACTTTTTACAAGAAGAGCTTTCTATCAGAAGATAAAGGAAGTTCTTTTAAAAGCAGAAGAAATTTTTATTCTTTTTATTGATATTGATAACTTTAAAAGATTCAATGATATTTATGGTCATGATACAGGAGACAGCCTTTTGGTTTTTATTTCAAGGATATTAAGAGAGTTAGAAGATAGGGGATTTGTTATAAGATGGGGAGGAGAAGAATTTTTAATAATTTTACCAGATTTTAAAAAAGAGGAAGTTATTAAAATTGCAGAGGATATATTGAATAAAACAAGAGAAAGTTCCCAAAAGGAAATAGGAGAGAGAGTCACTGTATCAATAGGGATAAGTTCCTGTAAAGAAAAGGAGAATATTGAAGAATGTATAAAAAGAGCAGATAAAGCACTTTTTTCAGCAAAGAATAAGGGAAAAAATAGATTTGAATTTAAAGAGTAAACCGTTTTAAAATTAATTCTTAAAAATTAAATTCGGTTCAACTCCGAAGGATTATTTAATTTAACTTATGAAAAAGTTTGTTTATTCTTTTGGAGATAATCAAGCAGAAGGAAATGCTAAGATGAAAGACCTTTTGGGTGGAAAAGGTGCAAATCTTCATGAAATGACAAGAATAGGAATAAGTGTTCCGCCTGGATTTACAATATCAACTGAAGCCTGTGTATATTACTTTAAAGAGGGTAAACTCCCTGAAGGTTTAAAAGAAGAAGTAGAGAATGCTTTAAGGCTTCTTGAAAAAAGAACAGGAAAAAAATTTGGAGACCCTGAGAATCCTCTTCTCGTTTCTGTAAGGTCAGGTGCAAGGGCTTCAATGCCAGGAATGATGGATACAGTTTTAAATCTTGGTCTTAACGATGAAACAGTAAAGGGACTTGCAGAAAAAACGAAAGATGAAAGGTTTGCCTATGATTCCTATAGAAGGTTTATTATGATGTTTTCAGATATTGTTTTAGGCATAGACAGGAAAAAATTTGAGGAAATAATAGAGGAGAAAAAAAGAGAAAAAAATGTTAAATATGATAATGAATTAAAAGCTGAGGACTGGAAAGAAGTTGTAGAAAGTTTTAAAAAACTTGTAAAAGAGGAGAAAAAAATAGATTTTCCACAGGATCCATATGATCAGTTATGGAAAGCAATTATTGCAGTTTTTGAATCATGGAATAATAAAAGAGCAATTGAATACAGGAGAATATACAAAATACCCGATGACTGGGGAACTGCATGTAATATTCAAGCAATGGTTTTTGGAAATATGGGTGAAGATTCAGGAACTGGAGTTGCCTTTTCAAGGAATCCTTCAACAGGAGAAAAGGAAGTTTTTGGTGAGTTTTTGTTTAATGCTCAGGGTGAAGATGTTGTAGCAGGAATAAGAACTCCTCTTCCCCTTTCAGAATTAAAACATAGAAAACCTGAAATTTATAATCAATTAGTGGAAATTTTTGAAAAACTTGAAAGACATTATAAAGATATGCAGGATATGGAATTTACTGTTGAAAAAGGTAAAGTTTATTTTCTTCAAACAAGAGTAGGAAAAAGAACACCGAGAGCAGCGGTAAAAATTGCAGTAAGTATGGTTAAAGAAGGAATAATTGATGAAAAAACAGCTCTTAAAAGGGTTTCTCCAGAAGACCTCGAAAAGCTTTTACATCCGCAAATTTCACCAGAATTTGAAAAGAAGAATTCAGCAATTGCAGTGGGACTTCCCGCATCTCCTGGAGCAGCAGTAGGAAAAATTTATTTTACAGCTGACGATGCAATGGAAATGGCTGAAAAAGGAGAACCTGTTATACTTGTAAGGGTTGAAACTTCTCCTGATGATATCCATGGAATGGTTAGGGCAAAAGGTATTTTGACAGCAAGAGGAGGTATGACTTCACATGCAGCAGTTGTGGCAAGGGGAATGGGAAAACCTTGTGTTGTTGGTTGTGAAGCCCTTCATGTTGATGAAAAAGGTAAATTTATGGAAGTTAATGGAAAAATTTTGAGAGAAGGTGATTATATAAGTATTGATGGAAATACTGGAAAAGTCTATGAAGGAAAGGCTGATCTTATTGAACCTGAAATTTTTCCTGAACTTGAAGAGCTTTTAAAATTTGCAGATAAAATAAGAAGATTAGGAGTAAGAGCAAATGCTGATACTCCTCGAGATGCAAGGAAAGCAAGGGAATTTGGTGCAGAGGGTATAGGTTTATGCAGAACCGAGCATATGTTTTTTGAAGGAGAAAGAATATACGCAATGCAGGAAATGATCCTTGCTGAAAATGAAGAAGAAAGAAAAAGAGCTTTGGAAAAGCTTTTACCTCTTCAGAGAGAAGATTTTTATTTAATTTTCAAGGAAATGGACGGTTATCCTGTGACTATTAGAACACTTGACCCCCCTTTACATGAATTCTTACCAAAAGATGAAGCATCAATAAGAAAATTAGCAAAAAGAACTGGAAAAACTGCTAAGGAAATAAAGAAAATTGCAGAAAGTTTAAAGGAAATGAACCCAATGCTTGGTCACAGGGGTTGTAGACTTGGTATAACCTATCCTGAAATTACTGAGATGCAAGCAAGGGCAATTTTTGAAGCAGCAGCTAAGGCAATAAAAGAAGGAATAAAAGCAATACCTGAAGTTATGATTCCACTTGTAGGTATAAAAGAAGAGTTAGTTTTACAAAAGGAAATTGTGGATAGGGTTGCAAAGGAAGTTATGGAAAAGGAAGGTATCAAGATTGATTACAAAGTTGGAACAATGATTGAAATACCGAGAGCATGTATAACAGCAGATGAAATAGCACAGGTTGCTGAATTTTTCTCCTTTGGAACCAATGATCTGACACAAACAGTTTTCGGTTTTTCAAGAGATGATATAGGAAAGTTTTTGCCCTATTATATTGATAAAAAAATTTTAAAAGATGATCCCTTTAAAACTCTTGATCAAGAAGGTGTTGGTGAGTTTATGAAAATTGGAGTTGAAAAAGGTAAAAAAGCAAATCCAAATTTAAAAATAGGAATTTGCGGAGAACACGGAGGAGACCCTGAGTCAGTGAAGTTCTGTCATAGAATAGGTCTTACTTATGTTTCCTGTTCACCTTTTAGGGTTCCTATTGCAAGATTATCGGCAGCACATGCTGTAATTGAAGAAGAAGATAAAAACCTTGTAGAGGAACATTATGGAAAATAAAAATTTAACAAAAAAAATTTTTTTCTCTTTATCTTTTATAATAACTTTTGTTATCTATCTTAAAACAACGGCTCCAACAATTGTTTTCTGGGATGTAGGTGAATTTTTGGCAACTTCCTTGATTCTTGGAATACCTCATCCTCCAGGAACACCTTTTTATGTTATTGTAGGAAGATTCTTTTCTCTGCTCCCTATACCCTTTTTAAATGTAGTCCAGAAAATTACTCTTGCTGCTATTCTTTCAGGAGCATTTTCAGCAGGGATCGGTTATTTACTTTTATATAAAATCTTTAACAGGGTTTCTAAAAAGCTACCTGATATTTTAAAGCATTTCTCTGCTTTTATGGGTTCTTTATGTGCACCCTTTACCTTTACAACCTGGTGGAGTGGAATAGAAGCTGAGACTTATGTTCCTTCAACCTTCTTTATTGTTCTTTCAGTGTATTTACTTTTTCTCTGGTGGGAGAAAAAAGATAAAAATGATTCCCTTAGGTATATTATAACAGCCTTTTACTTATTATCCTTAAGTTCTGGAATTCATTTACTTTCTCTTATTATAGTTCCTGTTTTGCTTATTTTCATTGCAGTTATCAAAAAAGAAGAAATTTTTAATATAGAATTTTTATCCAGTATAGGAATTTTCTTGCTTCTTGCAGGAGCTTTAAGGTCAACATATGAGCCTTTCAGTTTGAAGGCTATTCTTCTTTTTGTAATTACAGGTTCTTTATTTTCTTA
Encoded proteins:
- a CDS encoding aminotransferase class IV → MGSELIFYNGKFVKSKNYYNLLKDRGFNFGESVYEVIKYSKGVLICFDDHMERMEKGLNEIMIKNPLNRDEWKKICLKVAKKFKSDECSIYIQVTGGSTEREHFVKAKPEPNYLIFAQKIPEIPEKFKIIFYPEIRWKRADIKTINLLPNVMAKFQAKKRGYDEALFFEEDGSIKEGSSTNIFYFKNQVFFTPQLNGILPGVTRKRFIEFLKNKGFKVIENRVYLWDLFDADGVFLTGTTTELKPVEVINGVEIKVFKDYKNLEREFIDFLLKISS
- a CDS encoding RtcB family protein, producing MSEVWKGPLNQIDDVTFEIPKNYKPGMRVPGIIFATKKLMESIVQDKAPEQVANVAHLPGILKASLAMPDIHWGYGFPIGGVAAMDENEGVISPGGVGYDINCGVRVLRTNLKKEEVEPYLDKLLDTLFINVPSGVGAKGKLRVSERDLEDVMVMGAKWAVKKGFGTEEDLKRTESYGAMPGADPSPVSKKARERGMPQLGTLGSGNHFLELQVVEKIFDEESAKKMGLFLGQVCLMIHCGSRGFGHQIADDFIKIMLNAMRKYNIDLPDKQLACAPINSKEAKDYIKAMTAAANFAWCNRQMIAHWVRESFEKVFGKSSEELGIYMVYDVAHNIAKREKHVINGKERWVWVHRKGATRAFPPHHPEIPEIYKEIGQPVLIPGSMGTGSYILVGTKTAMEKSFGSTCHGAGRVLSRAAAVRASKGRNIEAELLKIGVKIRAASRDTMEEEIPDAYKDLDIVVDVVDRAGISKKVARLKPFGVVKG
- a CDS encoding GGDEF domain-containing protein — protein: MGKSFNLIIKKGEEILKIFPIKKNEILIGRNPENDLVLDDSLVSRKHCKIFLKEDSIFIEDLGSTNGTFLNGQRIKRERLKIGDEIGVGIYNLIFTTQEITLDESTKQILNVSKRLYYIAKEEREKILKLEEMALRDELTGLFTRRAFYQKIKEVLLKAEEIFILFIDIDNFKRFNDIYGHDTGDSLLVFISRILRELEDRGFVIRWGGEEFLIILPDFKKEEVIKIAEDILNKTRESSQKEIGERVTVSIGISSCKEKENIEECIKRADKALFSAKNKGKNRFEFKE
- the ppdK gene encoding pyruvate, phosphate dikinase, producing MKKFVYSFGDNQAEGNAKMKDLLGGKGANLHEMTRIGISVPPGFTISTEACVYYFKEGKLPEGLKEEVENALRLLEKRTGKKFGDPENPLLVSVRSGARASMPGMMDTVLNLGLNDETVKGLAEKTKDERFAYDSYRRFIMMFSDIVLGIDRKKFEEIIEEKKREKNVKYDNELKAEDWKEVVESFKKLVKEEKKIDFPQDPYDQLWKAIIAVFESWNNKRAIEYRRIYKIPDDWGTACNIQAMVFGNMGEDSGTGVAFSRNPSTGEKEVFGEFLFNAQGEDVVAGIRTPLPLSELKHRKPEIYNQLVEIFEKLERHYKDMQDMEFTVEKGKVYFLQTRVGKRTPRAAVKIAVSMVKEGIIDEKTALKRVSPEDLEKLLHPQISPEFEKKNSAIAVGLPASPGAAVGKIYFTADDAMEMAEKGEPVILVRVETSPDDIHGMVRAKGILTARGGMTSHAAVVARGMGKPCVVGCEALHVDEKGKFMEVNGKILREGDYISIDGNTGKVYEGKADLIEPEIFPELEELLKFADKIRRLGVRANADTPRDARKAREFGAEGIGLCRTEHMFFEGERIYAMQEMILAENEEERKRALEKLLPLQREDFYLIFKEMDGYPVTIRTLDPPLHEFLPKDEASIRKLAKRTGKTAKEIKKIAESLKEMNPMLGHRGCRLGITYPEITEMQARAIFEAAAKAIKEGIKAIPEVMIPLVGIKEELVLQKEIVDRVAKEVMEKEGIKIDYKVGTMIEIPRACITADEIAQVAEFFSFGTNDLTQTVFGFSRDDIGKFLPYYIDKKILKDDPFKTLDQEGVGEFMKIGVEKGKKANPNLKIGICGEHGGDPESVKFCHRIGLTYVSCSPFRVPIARLSAAHAVIEEEDKNLVEEHYGK